Proteins encoded in a region of the Sander lucioperca isolate FBNREF2018 chromosome 4, SLUC_FBN_1.2, whole genome shotgun sequence genome:
- the LOC116045744 gene encoding zinc finger BED domain-containing protein 1-like — MKPLADFTDILSGEKYVTVSSVKPVLELIKDYLSPGPDVTAPTASIKQNMCRVLTEKYSSPAIQILLRKATILDPRYRGSMEEACALDDVKHQLVQELLDLGPEGSGEGTSGESCSKAAGGNEDEPTAAAPTKKKRLSDLLQNRKARHLSQAQAAFPKRVQADAELTKFLQEDALDASCDPLMWWHYNQRRYPLMAKLAQKYMCICATSTSLGRMFSTAGNIATPERSCLKPHKVNMLVFLARNLP, encoded by the exons ATGAAACCACTGGCTGACTTCACAGACATCCTCTCAGGGGAAAAATACGTCACGGTGTCCTCAGTTAAGCCTGTGCTGGAACTGATTAAAGATTACCTCTCTCCAGGCCCTGATGTCACTGCACCGACAGCCAGTATTAAACAAAACATGTGCAGGGTACTGACTGAAAAATACAGCTCACCTGCAATCCAAATTCTCCTGAGAAAGGCCACCATTTTGGATCCAAGGTATCGTGGCAGCATGGAGGAGGCATGTGCATTGGATGATGTCAAACATCAGCTTGTGCAAGAGCTACTGGACTTAGGACCAGAAGGAAGTGGAGAAGGTACCAGTGGTGAGAGCTGCAGCAAAGCCGCTGGAGGAAACGAGGATGAACCTACTGCTGCCGCACCCACCAAGAAGAAGAGGCTGAGTGACCTTCTTCAAAACAGAAAAGCTCGTCATCTCAGTCAGGCCCAGGCTGCATTTCCAAAAAGAGTACAGGCTGATGCAGAGCTGACCAAGTTCCTCCAAGAAGATGCACTTGATGCATCTTGTGATCCCTTGATGTGGTGGCATTACAATCAAAGAAGATATCCTTTGATGGCCAAGTTGGCCCAAAAATACATGTGTATTTGTGCAACAAGCACCAGCTTAGGG AGAATGTTTAGCACAGCTGGCAATATTGCTACTCCTGAGAGATCCTGCCTTAAGCCACACAAAGTCAACATGTTGGTATTTCTTGCTCGGAATCTGCcataa